ctgggcaacacagcaagaccctgtctcagaaacaaacaaaaaatagtcggccgggcacagtggctcacgcctgcaatcccagcactttgggaggctgaggcgggtggatcacttgaggttaagagttcaagacaacctggccaacatggtgaaacgccctctctactgaaaatacaaatggcattgtggcgtgtgcctgtaatgccagctacttgggagggtgaggcaggagaattgcttgaacatgggaggcagaggttgcagtgagttgagatcgtgccactgcactccagcctgggtgacagagcaagaatccgcctcaaaagaaaaaataacctcAGATGCAAGTGGCTCCACTCCAGCACAATGCTCTTTGCAATTCCATGCTGCCTGGGCAATGAGGAGAGCAATAGAAAGCAATCAATAACAAGGTTCTAAATTGTGTAACACAGACAATGTGGGTGCAGGTTAGTTGGAGGAGGCAGAGATAATTGGAGATGAAAGGTTCTGGGAAGGCTTTGAAGGGAGATAGAATTTGAACTGGACCTTGAAGGTGAGGCAAGATGTAGTGAGAAAGAAGCTTAGAGTTAGGAGGGATTGGAGAGCAGCTGGGGGAAGGCCCCAAGGCTGGAGGGAGCCTGGTGGTGGGAGGGAGGACAGCAGTGAAGCAGGGGAGGATTAAAAGGAGGGCTGGAAAGGTCAGCCTGGGAGCCTTTTGGAAGGCTCTGAATCATAGGCTGAGGAATTAGGTTCAACTCTGCCTATGGCCTTGGCAGTGGGGGATTATTGGATGTCCCTGAGTAGGGAAGTAATTTCTTAGAGCTTAGTTTTGTGGAGAAACAGATGAGATGCAGAGGAGTGGCCAGCCAGGAGCTGCTGTACTTATTTAGGTGTGGGCTAGCCTCAGGGTGGGTTATGTGGGGCTGTTCATACTGCAGGTATGTAGCTGGAAGAGCAGGTAGAAGGGCTTCATTCCAGGGGCCTCAGTGTGGCTAACTCAGGTTGAGGAGAGAAGATCCTGGTTGGTAGAGAAGGCCAGGCTGAATACCATACTCAACCCTTGAGAAGGCAGGAAAGCAGCGAGGGGAGGTGATTCACTACAACAGCTGGGGGCAGCAGATTTTGTGGTGCTGAGGAGGGAGAGGTCAGAGCCAGTGAGAGTCTCTGGCGCTGGATGGCTGGTTGGTGGCTGCCATGGTGGAGAGATCAAGCCAGCGAAGCCCTTGCTATCTGCAGGAACTGCCCCCAACaccagcctcccctcccctccccctcccctcccaggaCATAGTGGATTTTCTTCGACGGCTTGTGGAGAGTGATCCCCAGGGCCTGCACCGGATCCATGTGGATGGGAGCAGCGGGCGGCTGCAGCTGTGGCACCATGGTGGGGAGTGCAGGGGCCGGGCCCAGGGATCAAGGCTGGTACCCTGGGAGGGCTGACCCTCAGATGCACCCCTCTCTcatgttctttctttcctgtctttttctccttcctgacAGATTACCTCCTGGGCCACTTGGATGATGAAGGGAAATCAACTGCACAGAGTGACAGGGGCAAGGGGGCTGAGGGACCGGGCACCTACTGTGGTCTCCGCAAGTCCTTCTTGTATCCTCCCCAAGAGTCTGAGCCCTGCCCTCAAAAcccctctgcctctgccaccttcCCCAGTGTCTCAGACAGCCTGCTTCAGGTGGCCATGCCCCAGAAGCTCCTGGTGACAGAAGAGGTGAGATTCTCAGGAAAGGGCTTTGCCGTCCCCCAGGGTTCTTTCAATCCCTGTATCCCCATCCCTATATTCTCCCCTAATTGGTACATTTCAAGATCCTTCTGTACTGCCTGCCCCCTTTCATGTTTGCTGTCCATTTCCCTGTTTCTCCCTTTTTCTGTCACCTGCCCTTCGTCCTTCAGGAAGCCAACCGCCTGGCTGAGGAGCTGGTGGCTGAGGAGGAGCGCATgaaacagaaagcagagaagAAGCGACTCAAGAAGAAGGTGGCTAGAGCATGGCTGGAGGGTGCAGGGGAGCCAAAGGGAtttgggagagggaaagaggaagctTTGTGGGAACAGGAGAGAGCTCAAGATGGCCTGCAGTGGACTCTCTTGCCAGGAGGACACAAGGGGTCCAGGGAATAGGGGGTCTCTCACAGGCCATCTGGTGCAGTGGTTCTGGAATCCTACTGTGCTGCCTAGGTAGGAATCTGCCTCCTTACATGAGACCTCTTTCTGGTGCCTCTCTTGTCTGCTTTTTcacctgcaaaatgaggataataatgatGCCTGTCTCATAGAGCTACAAAGATGGAATGAGAAATCTTAGCCCAGCACATGACGTACAGTAAGTGTTCAAAATACATCATTGTTACCATTACTATTGCAGCGTCAAAAGGAACGAAAGCGACAGGAACGTTTGGAGCAGTACTGTGGGGAGCCCAAGGTGAGTATCTAGGGCAGGTACTAAGAGCACCAAGTGCCAGGAAGGTGAGGGCCAAGAAAGCAGACAGCTCAAGGCGATCCCAACTCTGTACCTGTCCATCTTTCTTCCAGGCCAGCACTACCTCACATGGAGATGAGAGCCCCCCGTCCAGCCCTGGAAACCCAGTTCAGGGACAGTGCGGTGAAGAAGAAGTGAGAgccccttttttcctttcttggtcTCTGCTcgttttcctcctcctcctccagaatGTACTTCATCCCCACCCCCTCCCTAACTTTCCATTTTGTTCACAGGACTCACTGGATCTATCTAGCACTTTTGTGTCTCTAGCTTTGCGCAAGGTTGGGGATTGGCCCCTCAGTGCCCGCAGAGAGAAGGGACTGAACCAGGAGCCCCAAGGCAGAGGCCTGGCCCTCCAGAAGATGGGTCAAGAGGAAGAGAGCCCTCCAAGAGAGGAGAGGCCCCAGCAGAGTCCAAAGGCACAGGTGAGATGGCTGAAGAACCTTTTTCAGCTGGAACCGTGGAAGGGGCACAAGGAGCTGCTGGGGAGGCACAGGGTCTAAGGATTGACGCACGGTCCAGTGGGAGTTCTCTGGCCCTGGGGTCAAGAGACCTGCAGTCAGGCCCCATCACTGTCACCATGATCCCCCGGGTGGTTTCCTCTCTAGGAAGATAGGGCTGATACCATCTTGTAGGGCTGTCATGAGGATTACATGAGTTGGGTGATGCTAATTGCAGTGTTACCTGTTTAAACAAAGGAGAAGGATTTGGGGAGACTGAGACCTCAAGGCCTGCTTGACTTTGCACCCTATCCCCAGGCATCTCCGGGACTGCTGGCAGCTGCCTTACAACAGAGCCAGGAACTGGCAAGTGAgatcctttctctctcactcctcACCCCACCCTCCCTGGGGTAGCCTCATCTGAACCTTCTCACCCTCTTTCCTTTCCAGAGTTGGGTACCAGCTTTGCTCAAAATGGTTTCTACCGTGAAGCCGTGGTCCTCTTCACCCAGGCCTTGAAGCTCAACCCCCAGGACCACCGGTAGGTGGGGGCTTGGCCAGGGCAGGGCAAAGTGTTGAGGACTCAGACCTTTGGCCACCTTCTGTCTTTATCAGGTTATTTGGAAATCGTTCCTTCTGCCATGAGCGGTTGGGTCAGCCAGTGTGGGCCCTGGCTGATGCCCAGGTGGCCCTTACCCTACGGCCTGGCTGGCCCCGGGGCCTCTTCCGCCTGGGCAAGGCCTTGATGGGACTACAGGTAATAGGTCTGGGGCTGGAAACAGGAGAGATTTGAGTGGGATGGAGTGGGGAGAGGGTCTATGTTGACTTTCTAGATAAGCTTCTAGTACCAAAATGTCACAATGGTTGTGGTACTAGGAGCAGGGGCCAGTTTTAGAAAGGGTACTTTTAAACTCCTTGACACctaatcttttctttctgatcCCTCTGGGACCAAAGCGCTTCAGAGAGGCAGCTGCTGTGTTTCAGGAAACTCTGAGAGATGGGTCCCAGCCTGACGCAGCCCGAGAGCTCCGCTCTTGCCTTCTCCAACTCACACTGGTAAGGGGGCCAGGCACACTGTCATGCTGAGGCGGGTATCAGGGAGAATTGGCTGGGACTGCAATACCAAGCCTCAGGTGGCTAAGGAGGGGGCGGGGAAGGATGGGTGGAATGAGAGGCATGGGCTGTCTTGCTTAAAAGAAGGATCTGGtgcccttctctctcccttctcagcAGGGTCAGCGAGGAGGAATCCGTGCACCACTTCTGTCACCTGGGGCCCTCCAGCGACTTCCCCATGCTGAGCTGGCACCCTCATGCCTACCTTCCCTCAGGTGCCCTCGAAGCACTGCTCCGAAGTCCCCTGGCCCATCTCCACTCTTGCATTATCCTTCATGGCATTATCCTTCATGTCACCGAAGCCACCCCAACCAGCCCTTCTCCCAGACTCAGAGTAGAAGGCCCCATCCTCTCCAGCCCCAGGACCCTTCAGAGGGCTGGGACAT
The window above is part of the Symphalangus syndactylus isolate Jambi chromosome 14, NHGRI_mSymSyn1-v2.1_pri, whole genome shotgun sequence genome. Proteins encoded here:
- the TTC31 gene encoding tetratricopeptide repeat protein 31 isoform X15 — encoded protein: MPQKLLVTEEEANRLAEELVAEEERMKQKAEKKRLKKKRQKERKRQERLEQYCGEPKASTTSHGDESPPSSPGNPVQGQCGEEEDSLDLSSTFVSLALRKVGDWPLSARREKGLNQEPQGRGLALQKMGQEEESPPREERPQQSPKAQEKDLGRLRPQGLLDFAPYPQASPGLLAAALQQSQELAKLGTSFAQNGFYREAVVLFTQALKLNPQDHRLFGNRSFCHERLGQPVWALADAQVALTLRPGWPRGLFRLGKALMGLQRFREAAAVFQETLRDGSQPDAARELRSCLLQLTLQGQRGGIRAPLLSPGALQRLPHAELAPSCLPSLRCPRSTAPKSPGPSPLLHYPSWHYPSCHRSHPNQPFSQTQSRRPHPLQPQDPSEGWDILGLGLQHLPQARGGGIGPS